Proteins encoded within one genomic window of Gracilimonas sp.:
- a CDS encoding M1 family metallopeptidase, with protein sequence MKNLLTLLLATLFTLPVLQAQNRDYWQQHVDYTMEIDVDAESHQYSGKQTLVYTNNSPKQLNRVYYHLYFNAFQPGSMMDVRSRTIDDPDSRVRDRIYQLEEDQIGYQKVRSLTQDGEAVEYKVDGTVLVVELNEPIQPGASTTFKMEWDAQVPLQIRRSGWNNSEGVEFSMSQWYPKLAEYDHQGWHPNEYIGREFHGVFGNFDVKISIDRDYVLGGTGVLQNTNEIGYGYEEEGVKVNRTKGDKLTWHFKAENVIDFFWGADPDFKHVTAQVPDGPKLHFLYQQPAVVERASNSENAQYTKNWEELVDYTIGAFEYANKHFGEYPYPQYTNLQGGDGGMEYPMGTLITGGRSLGSLVGVMVHEMYHSWYQNVLATNESLYEWMDEGFTSFASAETMDHLFNRDSEFPYAGSYRGYYALVNSGIEEPMTTHADHYNTNFAYGRAAYSKGAVFLGQLSYIMGDETFRKGMLRYHDEWKLKHPTDLDFIRVMEKESGMILDWYYEYFVQTTKSIDYGIKSVIGVGDKTSIKLERVELMPMPLDVVVEYTDGSSELFYIPLRMMRGEKPAESNITRTTLKDWSWVEPEYNLTINKPASQIKTVTIDPSQRLADINRQNNSFDMASMLND encoded by the coding sequence ATGAAAAACTTACTTACGCTACTACTTGCAACGCTTTTTACCCTGCCTGTACTTCAGGCCCAAAACCGGGATTACTGGCAGCAACATGTTGATTATACAATGGAAATTGACGTGGATGCAGAAAGCCATCAATATTCCGGAAAGCAAACACTGGTATACACCAACAATTCTCCCAAGCAATTGAATCGCGTGTATTACCACCTTTACTTCAATGCCTTTCAACCGGGGAGTATGATGGATGTACGTTCTCGCACCATCGATGACCCCGACAGTCGCGTTCGGGATCGAATCTACCAACTGGAGGAAGATCAAATCGGCTACCAAAAAGTACGATCTCTTACCCAAGATGGAGAAGCTGTCGAATATAAAGTAGACGGAACCGTTTTAGTTGTAGAACTTAATGAACCCATTCAGCCGGGAGCTTCCACTACTTTTAAAATGGAATGGGATGCACAGGTTCCTTTACAAATTCGCCGATCAGGCTGGAATAACTCAGAAGGTGTAGAATTTTCGATGAGTCAGTGGTATCCAAAGCTGGCAGAATATGACCACCAGGGATGGCACCCAAATGAATACATAGGCCGCGAATTCCATGGAGTATTCGGTAATTTTGATGTAAAAATTTCTATTGATCGAGACTACGTATTAGGGGGCACCGGAGTGCTGCAAAATACTAATGAAATTGGATACGGATATGAAGAAGAAGGGGTAAAGGTAAATCGCACAAAAGGAGATAAACTTACCTGGCACTTTAAAGCTGAAAATGTTATTGACTTTTTCTGGGGAGCCGACCCCGACTTCAAGCATGTAACTGCACAAGTTCCCGACGGCCCAAAACTACACTTTTTATACCAACAACCGGCCGTTGTTGAAAGGGCATCTAACAGTGAAAATGCGCAATACACCAAAAATTGGGAAGAACTGGTCGATTACACCATTGGTGCATTTGAATATGCCAACAAACATTTTGGTGAATATCCGTATCCGCAATACACTAATCTGCAAGGCGGTGACGGCGGAATGGAGTATCCAATGGGAACACTTATAACAGGTGGAAGAAGCCTTGGTAGTTTAGTTGGAGTGATGGTTCACGAGATGTACCACAGCTGGTATCAAAACGTACTGGCCACGAACGAAAGTCTATATGAATGGATGGATGAAGGGTTCACCAGTTTTGCTTCTGCAGAGACCATGGACCATCTATTCAATAGAGATTCCGAATTTCCATATGCCGGCTCTTATCGGGGTTATTATGCCCTCGTGAATTCCGGGATAGAAGAACCCATGACCACTCACGCCGATCATTATAACACGAATTTTGCCTACGGCCGTGCAGCCTACTCCAAAGGGGCCGTATTTTTAGGTCAGCTCAGTTACATAATGGGAGATGAAACCTTCCGAAAAGGAATGCTGCGTTATCATGATGAATGGAAATTAAAACATCCTACCGATCTGGATTTTATAAGGGTGATGGAAAAAGAATCCGGAATGATCCTGGATTGGTATTACGAGTATTTCGTTCAAACTACCAAATCCATTGACTATGGAATTAAATCTGTAATTGGCGTAGGTGATAAGACTTCGATCAAGCTGGAGCGCGTTGAATTAATGCCCATGCCGCTTGATGTAGTTGTGGAATATACGGACGGAAGCAGTGAACTTTTCTACATCCCCTTAAGAATGATGCGCGGAGAAAAACCTGCTGAAAGTAATATAACTCGTACCACTCTGAAAGACTGGTCATGGGTTGAACCGGAATACAACCTAACCATCAATAAACCGGCTTCACAAATTAAAACCGTTACCATTGATCCAAGTCAGCGTCTCGCCGATATAAATCGACAAAATAATTCTTTTGATATGGCATCAATGTTAAACGATTAA
- a CDS encoding NADP-dependent malic enzyme, whose protein sequence is MSQKDYAKLAIEAHKNYKGKISIEPKMPLETKDDLSIAYTPGVARPCEEIAIDKEKAYDYTIKGNLVAVVSDGSAVLGLGNIGPEASLPVMEGKSVLFKKFAGVDAMPIVLDTQDTDEIIETVKNIAPGFGGINLEDISAPRCFEIERRLKEELSIPVFHDDQHGTAIVTLAGMYNALKITGKEMKDLQVVINGAGAAGVAIVKLLFAAGVKDVIMCDSRGIIHKGRDGMNDTKHEMAEITNKQMRKGSLEDAVKDMDVFIGVSVPNVLSKDMVKSMNNNPMIFAMSNPIPEIMPEDAIEAGASVVATGRSDFPNQINNVLAFPGLFRGALDARLTKLTTKMFITAAKAIADCVEVVSADKIIPSPFDERVPGRVAEAIKESA, encoded by the coding sequence ATGTCACAAAAAGATTACGCTAAACTAGCTATCGAAGCCCACAAAAATTATAAAGGTAAAATTTCCATTGAGCCAAAAATGCCCCTGGAAACTAAAGATGACTTAAGTATAGCTTATACCCCGGGAGTTGCACGCCCTTGTGAAGAAATTGCCATCGATAAAGAAAAAGCTTACGACTATACCATAAAAGGTAATTTAGTGGCCGTCGTTAGTGATGGCTCAGCTGTACTCGGTTTAGGAAATATCGGCCCGGAAGCCTCTCTGCCTGTGATGGAGGGGAAATCTGTTCTTTTTAAAAAATTTGCGGGTGTAGATGCCATGCCTATTGTACTGGATACGCAAGATACTGATGAGATTATCGAAACCGTCAAAAATATTGCCCCCGGATTTGGCGGTATTAACCTGGAAGATATTTCGGCACCCCGATGTTTTGAGATCGAACGACGTTTGAAAGAAGAGCTGTCTATTCCCGTTTTCCATGATGATCAACATGGGACAGCCATAGTAACATTAGCCGGAATGTATAATGCATTGAAGATTACCGGTAAAGAAATGAAGGATTTACAGGTTGTCATTAATGGAGCAGGAGCAGCGGGAGTTGCCATTGTTAAACTATTGTTTGCTGCCGGTGTCAAAGATGTAATTATGTGTGACAGTCGCGGCATCATCCACAAAGGGCGAGACGGCATGAATGATACCAAACACGAAATGGCTGAAATCACAAACAAGCAGATGCGAAAGGGCAGCCTTGAAGATGCCGTTAAAGACATGGATGTTTTTATCGGGGTTTCGGTTCCCAATGTACTTTCCAAAGACATGGTCAAATCCATGAATAACAATCCCATGATCTTTGCTATGTCCAATCCCATTCCTGAAATTATGCCGGAAGATGCAATCGAAGCCGGTGCCTCTGTAGTGGCTACCGGACGTTCAGACTTTCCCAACCAAATAAATAATGTTCTTGCTTTCCCGGGACTGTTTCGCGGTGCACTGGATGCCCGGCTCACCAAACTAACTACCAAAATGTTCATAACCGCTGCCAAAGCTATTGCCGATTGTGTGGAAGTGGTTTCAGCCGATAAAATAATTCCCAGTCCTTTTGATGAACGGGTGCCGGGACGGGTTGCTGAGGCCATCAAGGAAAGTGCATGA
- a CDS encoding DUF5916 domain-containing protein: MSSAIKTISCVLFLTTISNIVLAQQQELADPPTAFEATAVFAETAPFIDGNLDDEVWQDITPITEFTQVWPNDGAPATEDTEVRIAYDRDHLYFAFRFYDSEPDLIRAKNLERGGRNNRDDHAYIGIDTYQDGRNAYLFEMNALGTQDDALITDETIGYESFSWDAVFISETKIDDKGWTLEVSIPFRQLRFPEGDELEFGLMVSRMINRKNERVLWPAIGMEYGGSFRALAAVSQYGTLKGIKNIRRGNNIELKPYMISGVQEIRSDLQNEQTETDYTYDIGGDMKWGITSNLTLDMTVNTDFAQVESDNVQLNLSRFSLFFPEKREFFLERAGLFEHGNSRSTQTFFSRKIGLSNQILTGARMTGQAGKFSIGAMNIETGDKLKQAFGSQSVNNSVARIRTNIFPRATVGSIITNVEQVDGYNRALGFDTKYRFWSSSEFNSWYTRVWDNTDLLNDQAGHASLQLQNDLYQAGASYTSVGTNYSPALGFVRRKDMRQYSGNLGYNPSVAIAAIPGIRRFNFGTSYDYIEGQDGIKQSAYWSGRISAEFSRSQRVTLTANREFERLFSPFSIRPNAIIPAGDYTFDQIRLNVSTDESRPVFGSVSATYGQFFHGIRNDFSVSIGFRQSKHLHLEADIDHSIVDLPIANGEFDATTISTSILGAVSRKLFAKALIQYDNFSRDLQANIRVNWIHTPGSDLFFVFNTSYHLTGDNEMLFDPRKDLIMNNRAAVAKITYLIML, from the coding sequence ATGAGTTCTGCTATAAAAACGATCTCCTGTGTTTTATTTTTGACCACCATAAGTAATATAGTCCTTGCACAACAGCAGGAATTAGCAGACCCTCCCACGGCTTTTGAAGCAACCGCTGTATTTGCTGAAACTGCCCCTTTCATTGATGGTAACCTTGATGATGAAGTTTGGCAAGATATTACACCCATCACCGAATTCACACAGGTTTGGCCCAATGATGGCGCGCCGGCTACGGAAGACACTGAAGTTCGAATTGCCTACGACCGCGACCATCTCTACTTCGCCTTTCGGTTTTATGACAGTGAACCTGACCTGATCCGCGCTAAAAACCTGGAGCGCGGCGGACGCAACAACCGGGATGATCATGCCTATATCGGTATAGATACTTACCAGGATGGGCGGAACGCCTATTTGTTTGAGATGAATGCACTTGGAACTCAGGATGATGCCCTCATAACTGATGAGACGATCGGCTATGAAAGTTTTTCATGGGATGCAGTCTTTATCAGTGAAACAAAGATCGATGATAAGGGATGGACACTCGAGGTTTCCATTCCATTTCGGCAGCTTCGCTTTCCGGAGGGAGATGAACTTGAATTCGGGCTGATGGTTTCCCGGATGATAAACCGTAAGAATGAACGTGTGTTATGGCCCGCAATTGGAATGGAATATGGTGGCAGCTTTAGGGCGTTGGCAGCTGTCTCTCAATATGGAACCCTAAAAGGGATCAAGAATATCCGCAGAGGAAATAACATCGAGCTTAAGCCTTATATGATATCCGGTGTACAGGAAATTCGATCTGATCTTCAAAATGAACAAACTGAAACCGATTATACCTACGATATTGGCGGCGATATGAAATGGGGTATCACCTCAAACCTGACGCTTGATATGACTGTTAACACAGATTTCGCACAAGTAGAGTCGGATAATGTCCAGCTGAACCTTTCCAGATTCAGCCTCTTTTTTCCCGAAAAACGAGAGTTCTTTCTTGAACGGGCCGGGTTGTTTGAACACGGAAACAGCCGCTCTACACAGACCTTTTTCTCAAGAAAGATAGGCCTGTCGAATCAGATTCTAACCGGGGCCCGCATGACCGGACAAGCCGGAAAATTCTCGATCGGTGCCATGAATATTGAAACTGGAGATAAGCTTAAGCAGGCGTTTGGAAGTCAGTCGGTGAATAACTCTGTAGCCCGGATCCGGACTAATATATTCCCGAGAGCTACAGTGGGAAGCATCATAACGAATGTAGAACAGGTAGATGGATATAACCGGGCACTTGGTTTTGACACCAAATACCGCTTCTGGTCCTCCAGTGAATTCAATTCCTGGTATACCAGGGTCTGGGATAACACCGATCTTTTGAATGATCAGGCAGGCCACGCAAGTCTTCAGCTTCAAAACGATCTCTACCAAGCGGGGGCTTCTTACACCAGCGTGGGGACCAATTATTCACCCGCTCTTGGTTTTGTGAGAAGAAAGGATATGCGTCAATATTCCGGAAATCTTGGTTACAACCCCTCTGTTGCAATAGCAGCTATTCCGGGCATTCGCCGGTTTAACTTCGGAACATCCTATGATTATATCGAAGGGCAGGATGGAATCAAGCAGTCTGCGTACTGGTCCGGCAGGATCAGTGCGGAATTCAGCAGGAGCCAAAGAGTAACACTGACAGCAAACCGTGAATTTGAGCGATTATTCAGCCCGTTTTCTATTCGTCCTAATGCTATTATTCCAGCCGGTGACTATACCTTTGATCAGATCAGATTAAATGTATCCACCGATGAAAGCCGGCCTGTATTTGGTTCTGTATCAGCTACTTATGGTCAATTTTTTCATGGGATCCGAAATGATTTCAGTGTAAGCATTGGGTTCCGTCAGTCCAAACACCTCCATCTGGAAGCTGATATTGACCACTCTATTGTCGACCTTCCGATCGCAAACGGTGAGTTTGACGCAACGACCATATCAACCTCCATCCTGGGAGCAGTAAGCCGTAAACTGTTTGCAAAAGCCTTGATCCAATACGATAACTTTTCAAGAGATCTTCAGGCTAATATCAGGGTTAATTGGATCCATACTCCCGGCAGTGACCTGTTCTTTGTATTCAACACCTCCTACCACCTGACCGGTGATAATGAAATGCTGTTTGACCCCCGCAAAGATCTCATCATGAACAACCGGGCTGCAGTGGCCAAGATCACCTACCTAATCATGCTGTAA
- a CDS encoding 6-bladed beta-propeller: MYSIFYACLVVFLCVGCEGQEDQKANLSPNSFTSLSMETVFEFTESEEVAFRTISSIKTDNHGNILVLDFWQPYLYMFDKEGNFLEKIGREGRGPGEFEQISSFLVDRENLWVIDSSSLKIEKFEYSDDTYIHIKTIPLGSDELAGKILGKIDRGFLILKSFTLTAGSKENPTVHLVTSIDENGEILRDSIVSVPIAEQMTLQAGENKLIGNKLFGNESLLAFNGINYIYTLWTNSLSIESYSIDGLHKHAFSHVIQPVYITGVEKDSISSKYGLYRSDLRRKMPNVKPVVNDLLIDDNQRIWVELFTSGLGHAWFGFTKNGEALYKIEIPKKGAELQEIVGNRVIWNYQNEEGAPTFIVSKIDMQY, encoded by the coding sequence TTGTATTCTATATTTTATGCATGTCTTGTTGTGTTTTTATGTGTAGGATGTGAAGGTCAAGAAGATCAAAAAGCTAATTTAAGCCCAAATTCATTTACTTCACTGTCTATGGAAACGGTTTTTGAGTTTACTGAATCTGAAGAAGTTGCTTTCAGAACGATAAGCTCGATCAAAACTGACAACCATGGCAATATTCTTGTCCTGGATTTTTGGCAGCCCTATCTGTATATGTTTGACAAAGAAGGGAATTTTCTGGAAAAAATTGGTAGAGAGGGCAGGGGTCCCGGCGAGTTCGAACAGATCTCAAGTTTTTTGGTGGATCGGGAAAATTTGTGGGTTATAGACAGTAGCTCTTTAAAAATAGAAAAATTTGAATACTCGGATGACACATATATTCATATTAAAACTATTCCTTTGGGAAGTGATGAATTGGCAGGGAAAATACTGGGTAAGATAGATAGAGGGTTTCTTATTCTTAAGAGTTTTACACTTACTGCTGGAAGTAAGGAAAATCCCACTGTACATCTAGTTACTTCTATTGACGAAAATGGAGAAATCCTTCGGGACTCTATTGTCTCGGTGCCAATTGCTGAACAAATGACTCTTCAGGCTGGAGAGAATAAATTGATTGGCAATAAACTTTTTGGCAATGAGTCTTTATTGGCTTTCAATGGCATAAACTACATATATACTTTATGGACCAACTCCTTAAGTATTGAATCCTATTCCATTGATGGACTTCACAAGCATGCCTTTTCTCATGTCATCCAGCCTGTATACATAACAGGTGTAGAAAAAGACAGTATTTCATCTAAATACGGCCTTTATCGATCTGACCTTCGGCGAAAGATGCCAAATGTAAAGCCAGTAGTTAATGATTTACTTATAGATGATAATCAAAGGATTTGGGTCGAACTATTTACATCAGGCTTAGGACATGCCTGGTTTGGGTTTACAAAAAACGGGGAAGCGTTGTACAAAATAGAGATTCCAAAGAAAGGTGCTGAACTTCAGGAAATTGTTGGAAACCGAGTTATTTGGAATTACCAGAATGAAGAAGGAGCACCTACATTTATTGTTTCAAAAATTGATATGCAATATTGA